The Halictus rubicundus isolate RS-2024b chromosome 6, iyHalRubi1_principal, whole genome shotgun sequence genome contains the following window.
TTCATAACGTAGCAAATTGTAACTGAAagcagagaggatatgagagtgctcacgcccaaGGTTTCGGCGATCCTTATACAGTGCTGCCACCGACTCATTTTTAGCATTGACCAGAACCTGggcaatttattaattataaatatataacataatgacatcgaataaaaaaatataatttgaacatatagtcataacatcgCGAACACAACTcctcaatcatttgtatttgatcagatttgatcacagacgaggtacagtaATAAACATCGTaatttttttctggatttctaactGAAATTTGCTTCCGAATTTTCCGAAGTTCCTGttcttaaaatttatattttttgctTAAAGTTGTCATTCCTCCTATCGGAGGTCCCTACATTTTTATGGGTATAtggtcaccgacgagatatatataaagactgccagccttacgggagctgcccgcgggctcgggctcctgcccgggctgcccgagctgcccgcgggctcgggctcctgcccgggctgcccgagctgcccgcgggctcttaaaagtaattcgaagatttattagaagccttcgaatagaaaatacagataaaagatgaaaaaattattcgaagttcgaataaaaaaaattatcttttttcgtccgataaattctcgtcgaataaaattatttattcgatactcgtcgaataaagatacttttttaattcgaaccttcgaataaggaaataaaaatttttttatcttttattcgttattcgaaatttttatttagataaatattttgccaaactctggtcggagaatataacatttgataatcgatattgGTCCGTGATgaatcaccttctcaccgacgagaatttccttagtgggcttctgcaccgacgaaataccgtcgttggccttctgtttcttactccagccaaaatctatcctagagtgCAGTAGAAAAcacccgtaaggctggcagtctttatatatatgtCGTCGgtgattggggccgttaccgaccgatcccagcacccacctggcacccactttgagactcgcagtttggggctggcagtctttatatatatctcgtcggtgatatggtctaagcttctcgtggatctagttgcaaaattaatcgttcgtcagcgtagagggcgcaAGAtctcagatcgtgagacacgaaaccccatatggtgattggtctactcctatgcGTCGTCTGTGTCTGTACGTTCTGATTGCTTTCTATCGTGTGCAAAAGAATTGTGTGCCCCTgtcatttttgaaaatgactGACACTAAGAACGATAAAGCGAAAGTGGATTTGGGATTGTTGGAGGAGGACGATGAATTTGAAGAATTTCATGCGGAAGGTATACAAATATAAAATCACAAATTCTTCTTGTATAATATTGGAAATGTCCAAACCTAACCTCAAATTATTGAATGACTTGGTAGATTGGACCGCGGCAGACGAAGACAATCAAGATATTAGTGTTTGGGAAGACAATTGGGACGACGACGATGTAGAAGATGATTTTAATCAACAATTGAggtatttttgttaaaaaacaAATATTCATGTTAAACAAATGTACTAAAGAgatgataatatttttaaattgtttatttatGCTTGAACGGTcttggaaaatttaatttatgtcACAACATGatatattactatattattaaattaatgatttttatttacaaGTAACAAGGCCAAGGTCTATTTATATGAATTAATTGAACTGATGAATCATCATCAGTTtcagtaatataaaatattatcatattgcaatattgaagcttaCATCATATTTTCTAAAATACGTTTATTAATTTCAGAGCCCAACTAGAGAAGCAAAAGGTTAAAACTGAAGAGAAGGAGAATTAAGTAAATTATAAACTATGCGTTATTAATCATAAGAATGAACATGTATTAGACTATTGAGGTCTTGCAAACATTTAAATTTCATGTATATTGTTAACttttattaattgtgaaatataatggtttttcataaatatttgtaCAAAACTTAAACGTTAAATACGAATGTACAGTTTAAATGCATATAGTACCTAATATGTATATTACACATCATTCAACTTATAAGTcagtttaatggaaaaaatactTGGCATCcttattttaaatatataatcAGGTACAGTTTTTGAAATCTTGATAGTTCTAAATTGTCAACAAATGTACTATGGCACATCAATTCCTTAGTGACTAAAATTATGTCAATACTTCACCATTTTAAATAccaataaatttatttgaataatgtATACCTTTCTATGAACTGCTTGGTTTTGAataaatgaaagaagaagaattgaACTATTAAGAAATTGCACGATTATAAGCTGACCTACATGAGATTAGCAGTTGTGATGTTAGAACGTCTAATATTTGTAGGTTCAaatcaatattaattttctttatttcataAGAACCAAGTAGATATCTTAGAATATTTATCGTATCTTCGCCGAATATTAATCTCACATCattagaaattttaattaatatttcctgCTCAAGGTTTTCCCTTACTTGCACTAATGGTTCATCAGAAACTTTGGTTCGTACATTATGAAATGTTTTAGTACTCAAGTAATCAAAGGCTTGAAGAACTGTAGTCTGCAAACAATAATAAAAACTCGGTAATCAATCTTAAAAATACTAGttataaatatcaaaaatgaatttttacctgTAACACAGATTCAGTGACATTTCCAAATAGTAATTTAGTCCATCTAACAACTGCTTCTTGTTGCAATGCATTATTACTTCCAACACCAGCTAATAATTCACAGATAATATCTACAGCAGCACATGTTAACGTTAGATGAGAATCCAATTCATCTGCTTCTTCTGTCAAAGGAACCAAGAAACAAGAGCATACTTATTAAATACTTTCCAATATGTGTAAGCAAAGCATGCATAGTATGCATTTACCTTCGTAAGAATCATTTACTGTTTCTAACCAATGAGTTATCAGTGCATTATCATTGCTTCCCTCTACCGAATCCACAGCTTCGTAAGCTGTGTCTATAGAATAATCAGTTCTGTCAGCAACTAATTTTTGTAGTTCGCTTGCCAAACTTTTCTGTACAAATTCAAAAAAATCtgtatacatattttaatagaataaaccatgaaaaattttaaatatattagatatACTTTTATCTAGATATACATTTTATGTCATTACCGTTTTAATGTCCTCCACAAATCTCCATGGTATATCAGATAGAGGCATTAAGGTAGGTAATTGAACAATTTCTTCTTCCTGTTCAACTTCAAAACCCGGAACAACTGTTTTTAAAGTGTTGAAAACTCCGCTCACAGTTTTAGCTAAAAACCTATCAAGTCGAGGAGCAACAACATCTGCTTTTTTATCAGCACCACTGCTTGGACGTAGAAAATGTCGCAATTGTGGTGGACATACACTAGCTAACCGTGTAGTTAGAATTATGATATAATTTTCTAACTCAATACGCCCACCTTCTGGCAATACTAAATCCTTCATGATGGGTGCTAATTCTGGAATCTACATTTCATATGTTATGATAactaaatgaaataaaacattgaAATGTAACCAAatgtttaaatttcaaattacCTCTTGTAAACTAGCATGTAACTGAACGAAATCACGATATTGTCTCCTAACAGTTGCCGTCGTAGTTTCAAACAAATCAACTCCGCGTTGTTCCACGTCATCGAATTGAATGCAATATAGTAATTGTTGTGAACCATCAGGTTCAGTACGAAATTCTGTCCAAGGAATCAGTAGATTTGTAAATTGACTACCTTCGTATACTGCGTACGATTTTTCTTCAACATGTCTGGAAATACACAATGTAAAAGGATGTTCACTAtttaattgaaaagttaaaaccTATTTGGAACTTACAAAGGAGTAGATACAGTTGACTTTTGTTGTAATACAGTCCTCAGTCTAGCAATTGTTGTTGCAAAATCTGTAGTATCTTCATACACTGGAGATAACTTATCTTCATCTAATTCAATATCTCCTTCTGACATACTTTGACCCCAAAGACCTCTATGTTCTGTGGGTAAATTGTCTAAGCGCAAAATAGGTCTTCCttcgttcagaattttttcctttgccgAAGTTTTATTCTTACTTTCAGTTGTCGCTTTTGTAGAGGTGTCTAAGTTTGGTATTGGCCTTGGTATTATGACAGCTGTTGAAGATGTTATACCATCGCACAAAGTTTCAGATACCAATTTCTAAAACAATCATTACTGTTTCAATGCAAGATAATTAATTGACTAATGATAAatatagaatttttgaaaaatatgctgTACTTTTGtgcgtaatttattttcttctgtgcTTTTCACTTTATCCTGAATTTTAGCACCATCGTTTAATGTAGGCTCTAATAACTCTAATATGCTTTGAAAAAGCCAATCTGGAGAACTGACTGTTTCTATAAGTAATAATAGTCTTTTTGCTAGAATAGACAGTAATAATTTACATGGCAACGAACTCGTTAGTTCCCATTGTAAAAATTCTTGTGCTAAGATACTGATCGTTTGATGAAGCATATGTTCCAAAGTCGATGCATTACGGGAACCAGGATGCAAATATTTGAATGCTTCTCTCATACTTTTTGCTGTCCCTTTTTCTACTCGTCTTGATGCtctataatataaaggaattacttgtaataataataattttttttcataaatgtataaatgaaAACTGATACCTGTGATATTCTTTAAAATGTAAAAGAAGTACATTGGCTAACTGATGGGTAAGCTTCACCTTGTCTATTAAATGAATTTGATAGAACAGTTTggtcaataattttttaagtaattcttGTGCTTCATCCGGAAATGATTTGTCGTTACTGATAGACTCATACCATACTCGTATACATTTTGAGTTTATTTCTTTCACTAAATCATTCACACCTATTGATCTTTTTCTTCTCGAAGAAATGCTTCTTTCTTTCGATACTTTTCTATCTATACTTTTTGTTCTTGAATCTTTATCTATCTTTTTCTCAGTGAGCGCTTTTACTGATTTCTTGTCCACAGGTAATTTTAAACTACTTACTAACTTTTGATATAACCAGTCATCGAGGAATGTTATGCTAAGTGGGTTTCTTGCTTTTAATGCAAGTTGAAATAGGTAACAACTGAGCCATACTGACAttattagaataaaaataatccaTAATATAGAAACATAAATTGGTAATGGCGTGAGGCCAGCCCATTCCTGTATAACTAAAGACAAACTAGCACCCAATATACTTAAAATCAACAATATCTGGTTCAACCAGCTCATTGGTATAATTTTCCCCATTATAAACATAGTCCAACATTAATAATAACTTTAACATTATACTTCGTACCAATGGAATATAAACCTGTAAGAAACACAGTTTTATTACTAAagcataaaataatttaaagcaaaataaaatgtttcactTCATATTCACCAAATAATGTAACTCTTACTGTACTGATTATGTAATCAAGAAATGATAAAGTTCAATTTAAGACGAAAAATGATTATACTtaaaatcatattttaaatataaatttccatTCAATCAACATACTGTTGCTTGTTTTTAAAAGACAAGAttctttaacttttttaaagagGCAACATTAGTGTTTTATAACTTTAAGTGAAATTGTAAAATGTACCTTTTGCTCTTAAAATGATTCGTCATAATTGACATCATAATTCGAAATTTAACCTCAGTGTTTTCCATTTCCTCTCGAATCCAATCACCAAATTCTTATTGTACAAGTGTGGATCTCTCATGCACTACGATATTTGTAACTCTCTATCTTAGAATACTCGTGTTTATTCGCACGTGAGTCTGGACGaccattttatttaaattttttactgcACAGAACGAACGAAGGACATCTTCGCGAATCTGACAGTTCTGCATCTATTCATCGTCACTCCTATTGTTTCCGCTTCAACGCAACAGACATTGTAACAGCGTAGTTTTTCTTCGTGTAGCACAAATAACACCGTATGACATGTGTATATCGATTGAAATTGAGCTCAAATAAATACGAAAATCGCGGTGCAACGCACTCGCATGCGAAGTATTATATCACAAGTACgaggtattgtacgagtaattGTCGTTCACTTTTTGTTGATAAAGAAGCGCGCTAACATATGCTCCGTTGTGACAAGCGTATGCATACATAAAGGAGACGTGTGGGACGATTGAGCATGAGCTATACGTATAGATGCAACGTATAGGTCGTactatataattattaatttattgcttCGACAAAAGTATCAATTAGATCATACTttttatgaaaagaaaaataaaaagaattgctttttataaataatttatattgtcttaactataattttttatctgtattcaaaaatttgactattttacgtttttttacttttataatACACTGTTAAACCAGAAATATGAAGTCAAGtattttttgttattaattGACAAACGTATTCTGCTATTATTTCCtatcttttaattaatttttggacTTTACAGCAAAGATGAAAAGAAGCGGTTACAATATTTGGATCGAGTTATGATCTATGATTTATGACTTACCTTACTATTTAGTTTAAATATTTAGTTTCTTCTTCTTGAAATGTGAACAACATTACACAAATTTTAATCCTCGAATGTGCTAAAATTTTTAAACCGACAGTTTAAATTGGATtaacacatttttataaaatactaatgatAAAGAATAATGTTATACCATTGGAAGGAATCGATTCGTATCAACGGTAGTGATAGCACCGTTTGAGACAATACTGAATGCTTTTATTGTAGTCTGGCTTATTGTAGATATGTTATCATTGTACAAGACTCGGAGAAATTTTTTATTAGATTCGTCGAAAGATATATCTATACAATAATATATCTATATTTACGATTGACGTTCAACGTTTTCTTTCGTAAAATCGCTTGATATCCAATTCTTTGGTTTTCAAAATGGCAGCGACATTTATTGGATACGAGATCATTTTTTGCAgtctaaattcttctaatttttttttcaacattgAATGTTTAAACTGTCTCGGAAAGACTAGTTAAAGAGTTGGCGATTGTCACTGATTGTAAAAACAAGTGATTTAAACAATAGTCAGCATAGGAATTGCTATTAAATTATTATCCCTTGCATCACACTCTCCTTCTCAGCTCGTTGCACGACTTTCTTCTACTTAttactttctaaataaaaaacTTGTCTTAGCTGCAAGTTGCTAAGCAGCTAAATTTTGAATTTACCCCAACAGCAGTGTATCCTAAACGTAACAATGGAAAAATATTGATATACCCAACCATGCGAAAAAATTTACAACATTCCTATCCTGGACCaatataaagaatattgaatattattttatcgACCCAGTTTTAACCAATTTTGTGAcatgaaaattgtttaactAATTCGACTTATGTTATAGAAATAGCCGACCGTGCGTTGCGAAGCGCCCCGACAACAAATAGCAAACATAAATCAATTAAGTTCAAATAAAAAGTATTCTGAACTAATTTGGACATTATCGTAACGATTGCCTTATTAGTCAAGTTTGTTCGTATTAATAGCCAGCACGTAAATGCGTGCGAGTTATAGCGTTATGCGCGGTCGAACC
Protein-coding sequences here:
- the LOC143355253 gene encoding uncharacterized protein LOC143355253, producing MFIMGKIIPMSWLNQILLILSILGASLSLVIQEWAGLTPLPIYVSILWIIFILIMSVWLSCYLFQLALKARNPLSITFLDDWLYQKLVSSLKLPVDKKSVKALTEKKIDKDSRTKSIDRKVSKERSISSRRKRSIGVNDLVKEINSKCIRVWYESISNDKSFPDEAQELLKKLLTKLFYQIHLIDKVKLTHQLANVLLLHFKEYHRASRRVEKGTAKSMREAFKYLHPGSRNASTLEHMLHQTISILAQEFLQWELTSSLPCKLLLSILAKRLLLLIETVSSPDWLFQSILELLEPTLNDGAKIQDKVKSTEENKLRTKKLVSETLCDGITSSTAVIIPRPIPNLDTSTKATTESKNKTSAKEKILNEGRPILRLDNLPTEHRGLWGQSMSEGDIELDEDKLSPVYEDTTDFATTIARLRTVLQQKSTVSTPLHVEEKSYAVYEGSQFTNLLIPWTEFRTEPDGSQQLLYCIQFDDVEQRGVDLFETTTATVRRQYRDFVQLHASLQEIPELAPIMKDLVLPEGGRIELENYIIILTTRLASVCPPQLRHFLRPSSGADKKADVVAPRLDRFLAKTVSGVFNTLKTVVPGFEVEQEEEIVQLPTLMPLSDIPWRFVEDIKTKSLASELQKLVADRTDYSIDTAYEAVDSVEGSNDNALITHWLETVNDSYEEEADELDSHLTLTCAAVDIICELLAGVGSNNALQQEAVVRWTKLLFGNVTESVLQTTVLQAFDYLSTKTFHNVRTKVSDEPLVQVRENLEQEILIKISNDVRLIFGEDTINILRYLLGSYEIKKINIDLNLQILDVLTSQLLISCRSAYNRAIS
- the Sem1 gene encoding suppressor of exocyst mutations 1; the protein is MRRLCLYVLIAFYRVQKNCVPLSFLKMTDTKNDKAKVDLGLLEEDDEFEEFHAEDWTAADEDNQDISVWEDNWDDDDVEDDFNQQLRAQLEKQKVKTEEKEN